From Cupriavidus oxalaticus:
TCGCCGGACAGCACGTCCTGCACCCAGTCCTGGTTGTGCAGGTACCACTGCACGGTCTTGAGCAGGCCAGATTCGAAGGTCTCGGCCGGCTTCCATCCCAGTTCCCGTGCCAGCTTGCTGGCGTCGATGGCGTAGCGCCGGTCGTGGCCGGGGCGGTCCTTGACGAACGCGATCTGGTCTCGGTACGAACCGGAGGCCTTTGGCTTCAGTGCGTCCAGCATGTCGCAAAGCGTATGCACGACCTCCAGGTTGGTCTTCTCGTTCCAGCCGCCGACGTTGTAGGTTTCGCCGGGGCGGCCGTATGCCAGCACCTCGCGGATGGCCGCGCAGTGGTCGCCGACATAGAGCCAGTCGCGCACGTTGAGGCCATCGCCATAGACAGGCAGCGGCTTGCCGGCCAGCGCACTGGTGATCATTAGCGGGATCAGCTTCTCGGGAAGTTGGAATGGCCCGTAGTTATTGGAGCAGTTGGTCGTGATCACCGGTAACCCGTAGGTATGATGGTAGGCGCGCACCATATGATCCGATGCCGCCTTCGAGGCGGAATACGGACTGTTCGGCTGATAGGGCGAGGTTTCCGAGAACGGCGGGTCGGCAGGGCCGAGCGAGCCGAAGACTTCGTCGGTGGAGACGTGCAGGAAGCGAAATGCGGCCCGGGCGGGGCCATCCTGTGCTCGCCAGTAGGCGAGTACCGCTTCTAGCAGCGTGAGCGTGCCCACCACGTTGGTCTGCACAAAGTCGGCCGGCGCGTCGATAGAGCGATCGACGTGGCTTTCCGCCGCAAAATGCAGGACCGCGCGGGGGCGGTAGGACTGCAGCAAGCGGGTGATCGCTGCGCTGTCGCAGATATCGGTTTGCGAAAAGATGTGCCGGGGATCGCTTTCAATGGCGGCCAGGCTCTTGCGGTTGCCCGCGTAGGTCACCTTGTCGACATTGACGATCCCGTCGGCGCCGTCCTGACGCAGCCAGTCGAGAACAAAGTTGGCGCCGATGAAACCTGCGCCGCCTGTAACCAAAATGTGCGACAAGGCTTGCTCCTGCCAATGTATGTCGAAAAACCCGTCATGCGGGCACTCAATTTCGAGAAGAAAACTAGGGCTGCGTTCACCCCCTCTGAAAGGGACGGTATTCTATCTGCCGATAACCCATCCTACGATCGCCGCAGTTCGTTGGGTAGCCTCAGGTAACAGGTACCGGAACGGATGCGGATGCGGCTCACCTTGATGACAACTCGCAAAGCATCCCAAGCATCACC
This genomic window contains:
- the rfbB gene encoding dTDP-glucose 4,6-dehydratase yields the protein MSHILVTGGAGFIGANFVLDWLRQDGADGIVNVDKVTYAGNRKSLAAIESDPRHIFSQTDICDSAAITRLLQSYRPRAVLHFAAESHVDRSIDAPADFVQTNVVGTLTLLEAVLAYWRAQDGPARAAFRFLHVSTDEVFGSLGPADPPFSETSPYQPNSPYSASKAASDHMVRAYHHTYGLPVITTNCSNNYGPFQLPEKLIPLMITSALAGKPLPVYGDGLNVRDWLYVGDHCAAIREVLAYGRPGETYNVGGWNEKTNLEVVHTLCDMLDALKPKASGSYRDQIAFVKDRPGHDRRYAIDASKLARELGWKPAETFESGLLKTVQWYLHNQDWVQDVLSGEYRHWVAKQYAA